The proteins below come from a single Nitrospinota bacterium genomic window:
- the prmC gene encoding peptide chain release factor N(5)-glutamine methyltransferase, which produces MSLTLRDSLQWGITVLQKKGIKSPRLDSEVLLANTLGLDRLRLLLEHQSVLGNKDLRRFKSLIKRRASKEPVHYIIGEKEFWSLIFKINKDVLIPRPETEFLIEGALEIVEEYGLESLNIKREIKILDLGTGCGNIPVALTKELKNCFVYALDQSEKALKVAKENLILHSVQDRTLLIKGDFCKDLGFKKGCFDIIVSNPPYVSVHELKRLSKEVKDFEPIDSLNGGRGGLDYINEIIIKSPYFLKDKGFLLLEIGKDQRDSVQRMIENRGLYANIRVKRDLAGIERVIMAQKVKQ; this is translated from the coding sequence ATGTCATTGACCCTACGTGATTCTCTGCAATGGGGTATTACTGTGCTCCAAAAAAAAGGTATAAAGAGCCCGCGTTTAGACTCCGAGGTCTTATTAGCCAATACACTTGGCTTAGACAGATTGAGGCTTTTATTAGAACACCAAAGCGTTTTAGGCAATAAAGACCTGAGAAGGTTTAAGTCTTTAATTAAAAGGAGGGCATCGAAGGAGCCCGTCCATTATATTATTGGCGAAAAGGAGTTTTGGTCTTTAATTTTTAAGATAAATAAAGATGTATTGATACCTAGACCTGAAACAGAGTTTTTGATTGAAGGAGCATTGGAAATTGTAGAAGAATACGGTCTAGAAAGTTTAAATATAAAAAGAGAAATAAAGATTTTAGACCTTGGAACAGGATGCGGGAATATTCCCGTAGCATTAACTAAAGAGCTTAAAAACTGTTTTGTCTATGCCCTTGATCAATCAGAAAAAGCTCTGAAAGTCGCTAAAGAAAATCTGATATTACATTCTGTTCAGGATAGGACTCTACTCATTAAGGGAGATTTTTGCAAGGATTTGGGTTTCAAAAAGGGTTGTTTTGATATAATCGTCTCTAATCCTCCATATGTATCTGTTCATGAGCTCAAAAGACTCTCAAAAGAGGTCAAGGATTTTGAACCGATTGATTCTTTAAACGGAGGAAGAGGTGGGTTAGATTACATAAATGAGATAATTATAAAATCTCCTTATTTTCTAAAAGATAAAGGTTTTTTACTTCTTGAGATTGGAAAAGACCAGAGAGACTCTGTGCAGCGAATGATTGAAAACAGAGGCCTTTATGCTAATATCAGAGTTAAAAGAGACCTAGCAGGGATTGAAAGGGTAATCATGGCTCAAAAAGTAAAACAATAG
- the hisD gene encoding histidinol dehydrogenase, whose translation MKIINTNDKGVRESLKRIINRSDQSIGCVDETVLKILKDLRRHGNKALIKYTETYDGIKLSPSSLKLRKKDIKKAYQKTDPRLVYILKEAAKRIERFHKRQREKSWLSTDKRGVTLGQTINPIRRVGIYVPGGKASYPSSVLMNAIPAKVAGVEEIVMCTPTKEGDINPYVIVAADIIDIEEIYFIGGAQAIGAMAYGTENIKRVDKIVGPGNIYVATAKKLVYGHVDIDMIAGPSEIVILADKSGKPDYIAADLLSQAEHDEMALTVLITPEKGLANDVLRELNIQKEKLSRKKIIKKSLDKNGWILVVKDLKEGISLVNEIAPEHLELFVLKPFDLLKKVKNAGAIFLGSDTPEVLGDYMAGPNHVLPTGGTSRFFSPLGVYDFIKRSNVVFFTDKGFKEIGEKVFHFANLEGLDAHAHSIKIRGLNS comes from the coding sequence ATGAAAATCATAAATACAAATGATAAGGGAGTTAGAGAATCTTTAAAAAGAATTATTAATAGATCAGATCAGTCAATCGGCTGTGTAGACGAGACGGTTTTAAAGATTCTAAAAGACTTAAGAAGGCATGGTAATAAGGCTTTAATAAAGTATACTGAAACTTATGATGGTATAAAATTAAGTCCTTCATCATTAAAACTGAGAAAAAAGGACATAAAAAAAGCTTATCAAAAAACCGATCCACGTTTGGTTTACATTTTAAAAGAAGCAGCAAAAAGAATAGAGAGATTTCATAAGAGACAGAGAGAGAAATCATGGCTTTCTACTGATAAAAGAGGTGTTACATTGGGTCAGACGATTAATCCTATAAGGAGGGTCGGTATTTATGTCCCTGGTGGAAAAGCTTCTTATCCCTCCTCTGTTTTAATGAATGCCATACCGGCTAAAGTAGCTGGTGTCGAGGAGATCGTTATGTGTACTCCTACAAAGGAAGGAGATATCAATCCTTATGTTATAGTTGCAGCTGATATCATTGATATTGAAGAGATATATTTTATTGGGGGTGCACAGGCAATAGGAGCTATGGCTTACGGAACAGAGAATATTAAGAGAGTCGATAAGATAGTAGGACCAGGGAATATCTATGTTGCTACAGCCAAAAAGCTTGTTTATGGGCATGTGGACATTGATATGATTGCTGGTCCAAGCGAAATTGTAATACTAGCTGATAAATCCGGTAAGCCAGATTATATAGCGGCTGACCTTCTTTCTCAAGCAGAACATGATGAAATGGCTTTAACTGTGCTGATAACCCCAGAAAAAGGATTGGCAAATGATGTCCTCAGAGAATTAAATATACAAAAGGAAAAACTTTCTCGAAAGAAGATCATTAAAAAATCTTTAGATAAAAATGGATGGATATTGGTTGTGAAGGACCTCAAAGAAGGGATCTCATTGGTAAATGAGATAGCCCCTGAACATTTGGAGCTTTTTGTTTTGAAGCCATTTGATCTATTGAAAAAGGTGAAGAATGCTGGAGCCATTTTTTTAGGTTCTGATACCCCAGAAGTTTTAGGAGATTATATGGCTGGACCAAACCATGTTCTTCCAACAGGTGGAACGAGCAGATTTTTCTCTCCATTGGGGGTTTATGATTTTATTAAGAGATCAAACGTTGTCTTCTTTACCGACAAGGGTTTTAAAGAAATTGGTGAAAAGGTTTTTCATTTTGCAAACCTAGAGGGTTTAGATGCCCATGCCCATTCAATAAAGATAAGAGGATTGAATAGCTGA
- the murA gene encoding UDP-N-acetylglucosamine 1-carboxyvinyltransferase — protein MDQIIVKGGISLQGSIEISGAKNSALPIIAASILTKEKCFLENVPKLIDVKTIFKLLEVLGAKIADNNKGKFTIDPSEINNIEAPYDLVKTMRASVLVLGPLVARLGRARVSLPGGCAIGARPIDLHLKGLEALGSKIKIEHGYVNISAPKLKGAHIYLDLPTVTGTENILMAASMAEGQTVIENAACEPEVEGLANLLNSMGAKITGAGTDTIKIQGVKSLHSFKHSIIPDRIETGTFMIAAAITGGEVLIKNCIPKHVLSLILKLKDTGADVVEGDSWIKVRRNKEIKAVDVKTAPYPGFPTDMQAQIMSLLSIANGISVISETVFENRFMHIAELKRMGADISIEGNSAIIKGVKKLTGAPLMATDLRASACLILAGLVAEGTTTISRIYHIDRGYERIENKLKSLGANIERI, from the coding sequence GTGGATCAGATAATAGTAAAAGGTGGTATATCATTACAGGGTTCTATTGAAATCAGTGGAGCAAAGAATTCCGCCCTTCCTATTATAGCCGCTTCCATTCTTACTAAGGAAAAATGTTTTCTAGAAAATGTCCCAAAACTCATTGATGTTAAAACTATATTTAAACTCCTTGAGGTATTAGGTGCCAAGATTGCAGATAACAACAAAGGGAAATTCACTATAGATCCATCAGAGATTAATAACATTGAAGCACCTTATGATTTAGTGAAAACCATGAGGGCCTCTGTTTTGGTTTTAGGGCCTTTGGTTGCGAGATTAGGAAGAGCAAGGGTTTCTTTGCCAGGAGGTTGTGCGATTGGAGCAAGGCCGATTGATTTACATCTTAAAGGTCTAGAGGCTCTGGGTTCCAAGATAAAGATTGAGCATGGTTATGTTAATATCTCAGCCCCAAAATTAAAAGGAGCGCATATCTATCTCGATTTACCTACTGTGACTGGTACAGAAAATATTCTTATGGCAGCATCTATGGCAGAAGGCCAAACAGTTATTGAGAATGCAGCCTGCGAGCCAGAGGTTGAGGGCCTAGCGAACCTCTTGAATAGTATGGGAGCTAAAATCACGGGTGCCGGAACTGATACCATTAAGATTCAAGGGGTGAAGAGCCTTCATTCATTTAAACATTCAATTATTCCTGATCGGATTGAGACAGGGACTTTTATGATTGCTGCAGCTATTACTGGCGGTGAAGTATTAATAAAAAATTGTATTCCAAAACATGTTCTTTCTCTGATTCTTAAGCTGAAAGATACGGGTGCAGATGTGGTAGAAGGTGATTCTTGGATTAAGGTAAGGAGAAATAAAGAGATAAAAGCAGTAGATGTAAAAACCGCTCCTTATCCAGGATTTCCCACAGATATGCAGGCTCAGATTATGTCTTTGCTTTCCATTGCTAATGGAATAAGCGTTATATCTGAGACAGTTTTTGAAAATAGGTTTATGCATATTGCTGAGCTTAAAAGGATGGGCGCTGATATTTCAATTGAAGGAAATAGTGCTATTATTAAAGGGGTTAAAAAACTCACTGGTGCCCCTTTAATGGCTACTGATCTAAGAGCCAGTGCTTGCTTAATCCTAGCTGGCCTTGTTGCTGAAGGGACTACGACGATCTCCAGAATTTATCATATTGACAGAGGCTATGAGAGGATAGAGAATAAATTGAAAAGTTTAGGGGCGAATATAGAGAGAATTTAA